In Deefgea piscis, the DNA window CGTGCGTATCGGTCAATGCCAACCATGCGGCACGCAGCGCTGCAGGATCAGCGGCATCGCGTGGCATTTCGTCAGCTGGGTAGGGCGCAATACTAGGCCAAGCGGGGGCGGCATCAGCAAATTTAGCAACCAAAGCTTGGTAAGCTGCGAGATTGCTGTTGGCAGTCATAAAGATTTTATGTACGGCCACACCGGCGCCATCAAAAAATTGCAGGCTGAGGCGATCGCCATCTTGAACGGCGTAATGGCTTTGCCATGCATTAAAAAACATCCGCAAATCTAAATCTGTACCCAAAACCAAACCGATGGCTTTTTCAGCTTCGATGTGTTCGTATTCACCATGACGCTCGTGCACGCACCATTCATTACGGCTCAAAACCATCACTTCGCCCAAAGGGGCTAAGTCGCGGAAAATGGCTTGGGCTGTGCCTTTGAGTGGGGTAGCGGTGACGCCACATTCGGCGGCAACCAGCTCCGCTTCAGTCACTTGCAGGCGCAGTGCACGATCTCTGATGCGTAATTTGGGCTCGGTTTGGCGTAATGCTTGGTCTGCGGCTTGCAGGCTGGCGGCGCGTTCGGAATAAGTCATCGCGTTCATTGGTTTTCCTTATCTATAAGCTCGAGAGCAAAATATGTTTACAACGTGAGGTTCAAAGTGGACGGTTTTGGCGGATGATTAGAATTTCCAATCGGCGCTCACACGTACATTGCGGCCGGGTTGAGTGAGCCTATCCATGTGTTCGGTGTTGGCCGCTAAACCACGGACATCGCTATCAACCCAATATTTGCGATCACCCAGATTGAAAACACCACCGGTAATCTTCAGATCTTTGCGTGGGCTCCACCAAGCGATTAAGTCCACTAAGCCATAACCCGGCGCTTGAAAGTCTGCTTCACCTGCGACTTTGTCTTGGCCTTTTACTGCGGTGAATAAGATTTGCCCGCCCCATTGCGCTTGCTGATAACCCAAGCCGGTAACGGCTTTTAAGGGGGCCACACTGCCCAATGGCCTATCGTTGGTCTCATTCACGCCAACAGCCCAAGCGGCGTTAGCCCATGTATGCCAACCTTGACCGATCTGCCAGTTCATTCGCACTTCAGCCCCGTAAATACGCGCTTGGCTGATGTTTTGGTTTTGATAGGTGGTGGTGGTGCCAGGCACACATTGCGCGCTACCTGGGCAAGACAAGCTCACTTGCTCAATAAAATTGTCGTATTGATTGTGGAAGGTCGCGATGCTGGCGCCTAAATCATGGTCGCCAAAGCGGCCACCCACCTCAACACCATGGCTGGTTTCGGGTTTTAAGTTTGGATTGGCAATGGCGGCATAACCCATTGGTGAGACGTAACTTCCGTTGAGCTCCATCGCGTTCGGCGCACGGAAACCCGCGCTGTATTGGGCAAATAAACGGCTGTTGTCGTTCACTTGCCATGCCGCAGCCAGCTTGGGCGATAGCGCTGAATCGCTCAGCGCCACGGCTTTACCGCCGCCATTACTAAATGCGGCATCCACGTCGGGATTGAGTTGATAATTGTCGTAACGTAAACCGGGGGTGAGGGTGAATTGGCCTTGGGCAAAGCTCAATTCATTTTGCGCGTAGATACCCCATTGCGTGGTTTTTGTTTTGGGCACATCGCGCACATTGAGTGAGCTTGAGCTTGGCGTGCCGTCACGCAATTCGGTCAAATGGGTTTGGAACCATTCCGCGCCCACAGTCCAGTGTTGGCCAATATCACCAGCGATTTTTTTCTCCACCAAGCCGTTAACACCAACAGTGTCTTGGTCGTAGCTGGAAATACGGCTCCAGTTTGGGGTGTAAGTTTTGCCTTGCTGGCGCACTTGATACGATTTTTGTGTGGTGTCCATATCTTGGCGGTACACCATCGCTTGTGCCGCATCGATCCAGCCATTTTGGTTTGGTGCGGTGTATGCATAATCGACTGATACGCGGCGGCGATTTTGTTGGTCTTCAGCGTGGCTCGATTTCACCGAGCTCATCATGGGGGCGCCGATGTCGGTATACATCAAGGTATCGACCGACTTTTGATTGGTTTCGGCGGTAAAGCCTAATTGATGACCACCATCGAGATAATGCTGCAATTTCACTAAGGCGCTGCGTTGTTCCGTATCTTGTGGGTTGGCGGTGGTGCGGCCATATTTTTGCGTATCAACAGTGCCCATGGTGGCTAATTCATGGCCACGGCGCCCCGCCACTTGCACTAAACCCAAAGTATTTTCACCCATGGCAAACGCCACCGCCGCTTGCGCGCCGTAGCTTTGGTCGGCACTGGCGTAATCGGCTTTCACTTGGCCGGCAACATCGCCTCTGCCTTGTAATAAATCGGCGGGATTGGTAGTGCGCATGCCGACCACGCCGCCTAAGGCATCCGAACCATACAACGTTGACGCAGGGCCACGTAAGACTTCAATTGCCGATAACTGAGAAAAATCGACTTGGTCGCGGCCGCTATTAAGGTAAGAGCCAAAAGAGAACGCATCCGGTAGGCGAATGCCATCGACCATCATCAATACGCGGTTACTATCCAAACCGCGGATGCTGACGCTAGATAAACCATAGCGGCCATTTTGCCGGATATTCACCCCCGGCTCGGCTCGCGAAAAATCACGAAAATCATCAATCATATCGTCGTCGAGCACCGTTCTGGTGGTGGTGGTAATCGATGGTGGCAGCTCGCTGAGCTCTTTCTCGGTGCGGGTGCCAATCACCACGATTGGGTCAAGAGCTGGAAATACCGGCTCTGCTGCGGCAAACGCGTGCTGCATCGCGGCAGAAAGTAGCGTCAAAGTCAAAACCGTGGCTTTCATTTTTTGTCCTTTAGCGGCCCGCAGTGCAGCGCGAATGATGCGTTTGCAAATCAGCAGAGACCAAACCAAACGTAAATAAGAATCGTTATCAATTTGTGGTCTGCATG includes these proteins:
- a CDS encoding hemin-degrading factor, with protein sequence MNAMTYSERAASLQAADQALRQTEPKLRIRDRALRLQVTEAELVAAECGVTATPLKGTAQAIFRDLAPLGEVMVLSRNEWCVHERHGEYEHIEAEKAIGLVLGTDLDLRMFFNAWQSHYAVQDGDRLSLQFFDGAGVAVHKIFMTANSNLAAYQALVAKFADAAPAWPSIAPYPADEMPRDAADPAALRAAWLALTDTHGFFPMLRKNQVSRLGALRAAGADLAQAVQMDAVETMLQQAADSELAIMCFVGNRGMVQIHSGPVKKLVRTGPWFNILDEKFNLHLNTTAIASCWVVNKPTVDGWVTSLEVYSESEELIVQFFGVRKPGVPELAAWRTLLENLCHTPLAQ
- a CDS encoding TonB-dependent hemoglobin/transferrin/lactoferrin family receptor codes for the protein MKATVLTLTLLSAAMQHAFAAAEPVFPALDPIVVIGTRTEKELSELPPSITTTTRTVLDDDMIDDFRDFSRAEPGVNIRQNGRYGLSSVSIRGLDSNRVLMMVDGIRLPDAFSFGSYLNSGRDQVDFSQLSAIEVLRGPASTLYGSDALGGVVGMRTTNPADLLQGRGDVAGQVKADYASADQSYGAQAAVAFAMGENTLGLVQVAGRRGHELATMGTVDTQKYGRTTANPQDTEQRSALVKLQHYLDGGHQLGFTAETNQKSVDTLMYTDIGAPMMSSVKSSHAEDQQNRRRVSVDYAYTAPNQNGWIDAAQAMVYRQDMDTTQKSYQVRQQGKTYTPNWSRISSYDQDTVGVNGLVEKKIAGDIGQHWTVGAEWFQTHLTELRDGTPSSSSLNVRDVPKTKTTQWGIYAQNELSFAQGQFTLTPGLRYDNYQLNPDVDAAFSNGGGKAVALSDSALSPKLAAAWQVNDNSRLFAQYSAGFRAPNAMELNGSYVSPMGYAAIANPNLKPETSHGVEVGGRFGDHDLGASIATFHNQYDNFIEQVSLSCPGSAQCVPGTTTTYQNQNISQARIYGAEVRMNWQIGQGWHTWANAAWAVGVNETNDRPLGSVAPLKAVTGLGYQQAQWGGQILFTAVKGQDKVAGEADFQAPGYGLVDLIAWWSPRKDLKITGGVFNLGDRKYWVDSDVRGLAANTEHMDRLTQPGRNVRVSADWKF